In a genomic window of Punica granatum isolate Tunisia-2019 chromosome 6, ASM765513v2, whole genome shotgun sequence:
- the LOC116210241 gene encoding probable disease resistance protein RF9 — protein MQLGIDPTRQPQHAGELVVVLSSSIRQLTLSKSCLDEDSMGLLGRALPKLAVLRLFAESYTGSKMRCTGFPELRILKLWKLKNLEEVIVESGDMSNLHEMEIRECPMMKKFPRVKHLGMLKELTLTNVLEDLVKDVERNLDNQNTYCRKNNGNAAFLIKVS, from the exons ATGCAGTTAGGGATCGACCCCACCCGACAGCCCCAGCATGCCGGTGAACTGGTAGTGGTACTTTCCAGCAGCATCAGGCAACTTACCCTGTCAAAGTCTTGTCTAGATGAGGATTCCATGGGACTTTTGGGACGTGCACTTCCTAAACTAGCCGTGCTTAGGCTTTTTGCTGAATCCTACACTGGATCAAAAATGAGATGCACTGGTTTTCCTGAACTGCGTATCCTGAAACTGTGGAAACTGAAAAATCTTGAGGAAGTGATTGTGGAATCAGGAGACATGTCCAACCTTCACGAAATGGAAATTCGGGAATGTCCAATGATGAAAAAATTCCCCAGGGTGAAGCACTTGGGCATGTTGAAGGAACTCACACTGACAAACGTGCTTGAGGATCTAGTGAAAGATGTCGAGAGAAATCTGGATAATCAGAATACATATTGCAGAAAAAACAATGGAAATGCTGCGTTTCTAATTAAG GTTTCATGA